In one Dreissena polymorpha isolate Duluth1 chromosome 7, UMN_Dpol_1.0, whole genome shotgun sequence genomic region, the following are encoded:
- the LOC127838124 gene encoding zinc finger BED domain-containing protein 4-like codes for MSRSCTVGLDTGQLLEQYSWPPYRYDIPYNPPPLVHDCSRSCTVGLHTGMTFPKTHHLEYMTALEAVQLASIQLASIQLASIQHRSPDYTVPCRKTVRTCIQRRYDVEREALMSQLESVPSVSITTDTWTSNSTESFITVTEHHMTDAWDLKSNVLITRAMPERHTVENLAHRLKDCVTEFSLDGKVDTCVHDNARNIECAASLCEDWGDLGCFAHTVQLTLKPAMELPLNVPQHTLIQDVPSRWNSTYLMMERLVEQQRVLSDIMLDPKLTKKQDAALNLRESHWDIIKELCVILKPLADTTAYMSTESHVSVSEIYPIVCGLVTKSLVSCSTDSSIAHRVKKAIRDDLVHRYQPESEEAARSTAALGALSDPHYKKLAFFSSKQRNITQDTLESRMDDLPLRFTIEKGDIETPSKRRKLDFLDFGSPESTLEDELQCYVNKKSVGMDPQQWWRENEERFPKVAVVARRVLSVPATPVPSERLFCSTGLLLSKLRNRLSSCIVDAIVFLNKNRVNVCDVDENEA; via the exons ATGTCTCGCAGCTGTACAGTTGGCCTCGATACAG GACAGCTCTTGGAGCAGTACAGTTGGCCTCCATACAGGTATGACATTCCCTATAACCCTCCACCTTTAGTACATGACTGCTCTCGAAGCTGTACAGTTGGCCTCCATACAGGAATGACATTCCCTAAAACCCACCACCTCGAGTACATGACTGCTCTCGAAGCTGTACAGTTGGCCTCCATACAG TTGGCCTCTATACAG TTGGCCTCAATACAG CATCGTAGCCCCGACTACACAGTGCCCTGTAGGAAAACAGTGAGGACTTGTATCCAGCGACGCTATGACGTGGAGCGTGAGGCGCTGATGTCACAATTAGAAAGCGTCCCGTCCGTGTCTATCACTACGGATACCTGGACCTCCAACTCTACCGAGAGTTTCATCACCGTCACTGAACACCATATGACCGACGCATGGGACCTCAAGTCAAACGTCCTCATCACGCGTGCCATGCCTGAACGTCACACTGTGGAGAACCTTGCTCATCGCCTTAAGGACTGCGTGACCGAATTTAGTTTGGACGGTAAAGTGGACACGTGTGTGCATGACAATGCGAGAAACATCGAGTGTGCTGCAAGTTTGTGTGAGGATTGGGGCGATCTGGGTTGTTTCGCCCATACTGTACAACTGACATTGAAGCCTGCGATGGAATTGCCGTTGAACGTCCCTCAACACACTCTTATCCAGGATGTCCCTAGTCGGTGGAACTCCACCTATCTGATGATGGAACGCCTGGTAGAGCAGCAGCGCGTTCTTTCTGACATCATGCTTGATCCAAAGTTAACAAAGAAGCAAGACGCCGCACTCAATTTGAGGGAGTCGCATTGGGACATTATTAAAGAGTTGTGTGTTATTCTAAAGCCGTTAGCGGATACGACGGCATACATGAGTACAGAGAGTCACGTGTCTGTGTCGGAAATATATCCGATCGTTTGTGGATTGGTCACCAAGAGCCTTGTATCTTGCTCAACGGACAGTTCCATCGCTCATCGAGTGAAAAAGGCGATTCGTGATGATTTGGTCCATCGCTACCAGCCAGAATCGGAAGAAGCAGCAAGGTCAACGGCTGCATTGGGTGCCCTATCGGACCCGCATTATAAAAAACTGGCGTTCTTCTCGTCCAAACAACGGAACATTACTCAGGATACGTTGGAGTCGCGCATGGACGATTTGCCCCTTAGGTTCACAATAGAAAAAGGTGACATTGAGACCCCATCAAAACGCCGGAAGTTGGACTTCCTGGACTTTGGCTCACCGGAGAGTACGCTGGAGGATGAGCTTCAGTGCTATGTCAACAAGAAGTCCGTTGGCATGGATCCTCAGCAGTGGTGGCGGGAGAACGAGGAACGATTCCCAAAGGTGGCAGTGGTAGCCCGACGTGTACTCTCGGTGCCCGCGACGCCAGTGCCATCCGAAAGGTTGTTTTGTTCAACCGGCTTACTGCTTAGTAAGTTGAGAAACAGACTCTCAAGTTGCATCGTGGATGCCATCgtgtttctaaacaaaaatcgTGTGAATGTCTGTGACGTTGACGAGAATGAAGCGTAG